Proteins from one Acidobacteriota bacterium genomic window:
- a CDS encoding SpoIID/LytB domain-containing protein: MALRFVRVLVVASTVVVAGTGGLGCAARSRPVARQPPPEPGPPVSEPAPTPTPPPVPPAPVPRAPQPAGIVLRVETGPHGSGVVEAVDIDTYVRDVVVGELSVSSRDGALATSAYEAQAIVARTYALSVRGRHAADGFDVCSTTHCQVYARDQWRRSRWAAEIDAAVRRTSGRYLAVESGRPIEAVFHAHCGGHTSAAAEVWRGVGAAYLQGVDDPYCVREQPAPWSVTLDLEDVRTALNRQPRTAVGDRLDGVQVLRRDAGGRVVEVAVSGSRAPVMTGEDFRRAVMAAQGPRSIRSTRFEVTRTGHQLRFVGQGSGHGVGLCQIGLLGRLRAGQSVEAALLAYYPGARLVSPGT, encoded by the coding sequence ATGGCGTTGCGATTCGTGCGGGTTCTGGTGGTGGCGTCGACGGTCGTGGTCGCGGGGACGGGGGGGCTGGGGTGTGCGGCTCGGTCGCGGCCCGTGGCGCGGCAGCCCCCACCCGAGCCGGGGCCGCCGGTGTCGGAGCCTGCACCGACACCCACTCCACCGCCCGTACCACCCGCGCCGGTGCCCCGTGCGCCGCAGCCGGCGGGGATCGTGCTGCGCGTCGAGACCGGGCCCCACGGGAGCGGAGTTGTCGAAGCGGTCGACATCGACACGTACGTGCGCGACGTGGTGGTGGGCGAACTGTCGGTCTCCTCGCGCGACGGGGCGCTCGCGACATCGGCCTACGAGGCGCAGGCCATCGTCGCGCGCACGTATGCCTTGTCGGTGCGCGGGCGGCATGCCGCGGACGGCTTCGACGTCTGCTCCACCACGCATTGCCAGGTGTATGCGCGGGACCAGTGGCGGCGGAGTCGCTGGGCGGCCGAGATCGACGCCGCGGTACGGCGTACGAGCGGCCGCTACCTGGCCGTGGAGTCCGGCAGGCCGATCGAAGCCGTGTTCCACGCGCACTGCGGCGGACACACGAGCGCTGCCGCGGAAGTCTGGCGCGGCGTGGGTGCGGCGTACCTGCAGGGCGTCGACGATCCGTACTGCGTGCGCGAACAGCCGGCGCCCTGGTCCGTCACGCTGGACCTGGAGGACGTGCGCACCGCCCTGAACCGGCAGCCGCGCACGGCCGTGGGCGACAGACTCGACGGCGTCCAGGTCCTGCGGCGCGACGCGGGCGGTCGCGTGGTGGAAGTGGCGGTCTCCGGCTCGCGCGCACCCGTCATGACCGGCGAGGACTTCAGGCGCGCCGTGATGGCGGCGCAGGGTCCGCGCAGCATCAGGAGCACGCGATTCGAGGTGACGCGCACCGGCCACCAGCTCCGGTTCGTCGGTCAGGGGTCGGGCCACGGCGTCGGGCTGTGCCAGATCGGACTCCTGGGCCGCCTGCGCGCCGGCCAATCGGTCGAGGCCGCCCTGCTCGCCTACTACCCCGGCGCCCGCCTTGTCAGCCCCGGCACCTGA
- a CDS encoding HAD family hydrolase, with amino-acid sequence MQPGLTLFVDADDTLWENNVHFDSVIARTATRLSAYGVQPDRTREALLAIERQRTRAHGYGALNFGLSLEVLCDHVGVDGTLHQLRPFLRAEVAALRRKRLELLPDVGDTLAYLGRRHRLVLFTKGNHDEQWDKVVRSGLREHFHQVDVVREKDENAYRDAARRLGARPETAWMIGNSPKSDILPARAAGFGTVFVPHAATWELELGELPPPDDARTRRVERFSELQTIF; translated from the coding sequence GTGCAGCCGGGCCTGACGCTCTTTGTCGACGCCGACGACACGCTCTGGGAGAACAACGTCCACTTCGACTCGGTGATCGCGCGCACCGCGACGCGATTGTCGGCCTACGGGGTGCAGCCCGATCGCACGCGTGAGGCACTGCTGGCCATCGAGCGCCAGCGCACGCGCGCGCACGGCTATGGCGCGCTCAATTTCGGGCTGTCGCTCGAAGTGCTCTGCGATCACGTTGGAGTGGACGGAACACTTCACCAACTGCGGCCGTTCCTGCGTGCCGAGGTGGCGGCGCTGCGTCGCAAGCGTCTCGAACTGTTGCCCGACGTCGGCGACACGCTCGCATATCTCGGCCGGCGTCATCGGCTCGTGCTGTTCACCAAGGGCAATCACGACGAGCAGTGGGACAAGGTGGTGCGATCGGGACTCCGCGAGCACTTCCACCAGGTGGACGTGGTGCGCGAGAAGGACGAGAACGCCTATCGCGATGCTGCGCGTCGGCTCGGCGCGCGTCCGGAGACGGCCTGGATGATCGGCAACAGCCCGAAGTCCGACATCCTGCCCGCCCGTGCGGCGGGATTCGGCACCGTGTTCGTCCCCCACGCGGCCACGTGGGAACTCGAACTCGGCGAGTTGCCACCCCCCGACGACGCGCGCACCCGCCGCGTCGAGCGATTCAGCGAGCTGCAAACGATCTTCTGA
- a CDS encoding DUF4159 domain-containing protein has protein sequence MGTPGGGGRVYGRRHDALHATTAAWRFTIASVRVSRRRFVRGAVASAGAACLASTAAQAQPRASEFVFARLRYSSGDWDYNPKVAANVLDAVLTYTNIPVYRDEVVITADATDLPAFPFLFMTGHLLVRFSERERRGLRTYVEQGGLLFSDDCNHDIDGLYARSFEQEMATTFGKAGAMPKLPASHPLYRCFFTFATPPTTSHELNGFGDDMIHDYLRGIEHQGRLGVLYSNKDYGCEWDYDWKNKRFRREDNTKFAANIAVYAMTS, from the coding sequence ATGGGTACGCCTGGCGGGGGCGGGCGTGTTTACGGCCGGAGGCATGATGCCCTTCACGCTACTACGGCCGCATGGCGATTTACAATTGCCAGTGTGCGGGTGAGTCGTCGTCGGTTCGTGCGAGGGGCCGTCGCGTCGGCCGGAGCGGCGTGCCTGGCCTCGACGGCGGCGCAGGCACAGCCCCGGGCCTCGGAGTTCGTCTTCGCGCGGTTGCGCTACTCGTCGGGCGACTGGGACTACAACCCCAAGGTCGCCGCCAACGTCCTCGATGCGGTGCTCACCTACACGAACATCCCCGTCTATCGGGACGAGGTCGTCATCACGGCCGACGCGACGGATCTGCCGGCATTTCCGTTCCTGTTCATGACCGGACACCTGCTCGTGCGGTTCAGCGAGCGCGAGCGACGGGGCCTGCGAACGTACGTCGAGCAGGGCGGTCTCCTGTTCTCGGACGACTGCAACCACGACATCGACGGGCTCTACGCGCGCAGTTTCGAGCAGGAGATGGCGACCACGTTCGGCAAGGCCGGGGCGATGCCGAAGTTGCCGGCGTCGCATCCGCTCTACCGGTGCTTCTTCACGTTCGCCACGCCACCCACGACGTCGCACGAGCTGAATGGCTTCGGCGACGACATGATCCACGACTACCTGCGCGGAATAGAGCACCAGGGACGGCTCGGCGTGTTGTACAGCAACAAGGATTACGGCTGCGAATGGGACTACGACTGGAAGAACAAGCGCTTCCGCCGCGAGGACAACACGAAGTTTGCCGCCAACATCGCCGTCTACGCCATGACGTCGTGA
- a CDS encoding sigma-70 family RNA polymerase sigma factor: MTPADAALAGASADVDIAAVVKAHLLADEGAAARDLYGELVRRHQRKATRIALYYLRESAEADEAVQDAFVKAYTHLRDFEYGRSFEVWFTRILVNTCLDRVKARGRRARWMIAADDLGDASPLERVSVPRESTPEALALRRERGARLLDAIERLPERQRTVVLMSQIEGASTREVSEMTGLRETTIRVHLFRALRRLRLLLADDPAFRAAPLED, encoded by the coding sequence GTGACGCCTGCCGATGCGGCCCTTGCGGGCGCGTCCGCCGACGTCGACATCGCCGCGGTGGTCAAGGCGCATCTGCTCGCCGACGAGGGCGCGGCCGCCCGTGACTTGTACGGCGAACTCGTGCGCCGGCACCAGCGGAAGGCCACGCGGATCGCCTTGTACTACCTGCGCGAGTCGGCCGAAGCCGACGAGGCCGTGCAGGACGCCTTCGTGAAGGCGTACACGCACCTGCGCGACTTCGAGTACGGCCGGTCGTTCGAGGTGTGGTTCACGCGCATCCTCGTCAACACGTGCCTGGATCGCGTGAAGGCCCGTGGGCGGCGGGCCCGCTGGATGATTGCCGCCGACGACCTCGGCGATGCGAGCCCGCTCGAGCGCGTCTCGGTGCCGCGGGAATCGACGCCCGAGGCCCTTGCGCTCAGGCGCGAACGCGGGGCCCGGTTGCTGGACGCGATCGAACGCCTGCCGGAGCGGCAGCGAACGGTGGTGTTGATGAGCCAGATCGAAGGCGCATCGACGCGAGAAGTGAGCGAGATGACAGGCTTGCGGGAGACGACGATTCGGGTACACCTGTTCAGGGCGCTGCGACGCTTGCGTCTGCTGCTGGCCGACGATCCGGCCTTTCGCGCCGCACCGCTCGAGGATTGA
- a CDS encoding 4-hydroxy-3-methylbut-2-enyl diphosphate reductase produces the protein MVPPLIFRKGLDLKDAVKGDLARDYHSDVVERIRGNDFRFDEGRLTIHLAREFGFCYGVDRAVDYAYQARKRFADQRVYLTGEIIHNPHVNEKLRAAGIRFLSDPGEPETPLGDGDVVIIPAFGVTVHELARLQDLGCALVDTTCGSVLNVWKNVTRYAREGVTAVIHGKVKHEETQATASQALKTAGGRYLVVLDKVEAADVCRYIREGGDSHAFMAQFGHAVSAGFDPERDLGHIGLANQTTMLMTESLEIAEMLRQAMADRYGEAALADRFRPFDTICSATQERQDAVLALLDNEPLDLMLVVGGYNSSNTCNLARICADRVPTFHIADVDRLETPDRIRHRPVPPSDQPTAKLPETVSHDWLPRSGVVRVGLTAGASTPNNIIGMVVERLSAFTAGTSR, from the coding sequence GTGGTGCCGCCACTCATCTTCCGCAAGGGACTCGACCTCAAGGACGCCGTCAAGGGCGATCTCGCCCGTGATTACCACAGCGACGTCGTCGAGCGGATCCGCGGAAACGACTTCCGGTTCGACGAGGGTCGGCTCACCATCCACCTGGCGCGTGAGTTCGGGTTCTGCTACGGCGTGGACCGCGCCGTGGACTACGCCTACCAGGCGCGCAAGCGGTTCGCCGACCAGCGCGTCTACCTGACGGGCGAAATCATCCACAACCCGCACGTCAACGAGAAGCTGCGCGCGGCGGGCATCAGGTTCCTGAGCGATCCCGGCGAGCCGGAGACGCCGCTCGGCGACGGCGACGTGGTGATCATCCCCGCGTTCGGCGTCACCGTCCACGAACTCGCCCGGCTGCAGGATCTCGGCTGCGCGCTCGTGGACACCACCTGCGGGTCCGTGCTCAACGTCTGGAAGAACGTCACCCGGTACGCGCGTGAAGGCGTCACGGCCGTCATTCACGGCAAGGTGAAGCACGAGGAGACGCAGGCCACGGCCAGCCAGGCGCTCAAGACGGCCGGCGGGCGCTATCTGGTGGTCCTCGACAAGGTCGAGGCCGCCGACGTCTGCCGGTACATCCGCGAGGGCGGTGACAGCCACGCCTTCATGGCGCAGTTCGGCCACGCCGTCTCGGCGGGGTTCGATCCCGAGCGCGACCTGGGGCACATCGGTCTGGCCAACCAGACGACGATGCTGATGACCGAATCGCTGGAGATCGCCGAGATGCTGCGACAGGCGATGGCCGACAGGTACGGGGAGGCCGCGCTGGCCGACAGGTTCCGCCCGTTCGACACGATCTGCAGCGCCACGCAGGAGCGGCAGGACGCCGTGCTGGCGCTCCTCGACAACGAGCCGCTCGACCTGATGCTGGTGGTGGGCGGCTACAACAGCAGCAACACGTGCAATCTGGCGCGCATCTGCGCCGATCGCGTGCCGACGTTCCACATCGCCGACGTCGACCGACTGGAGACCCCGGACCGCATCCGCCATCGTCCCGTACCGCCGTCCGACCAGCCGACGGCCAAGCTGCCCGAGACCGTCTCGCACGACTGGCTCCCGCGGTCGGGAGTGGTGCGCGTGGGGCTCACGGCGGGGGCCTCGACGCCCAACAACATCATCGGCATGGTGGTGGAACGCCTCTCCGCGTTCACCGCCGGCACATCGCGGTAA
- a CDS encoding periplasmic heavy metal sensor: MNKVVTAIAGALIVALSLAPVHGGQAQGQAPRPSKWWLDPVCRMRVGLSDAQTADLDKVFLSVRDELRAEKAELEKREAALSRLLGESNEDEAVVVRTIDRVEAARSALSKTRTLMLYRMHRLLTPEQRRKLEAYEQSRAAGTAPHPSTQQR; encoded by the coding sequence ATGAACAAGGTGGTGACAGCAATCGCAGGGGCGTTGATCGTGGCCCTGAGCCTGGCTCCGGTCCACGGCGGCCAGGCGCAGGGTCAGGCTCCACGGCCGTCCAAGTGGTGGCTGGACCCGGTCTGCAGGATGCGGGTCGGGTTGAGCGACGCGCAGACGGCGGACCTCGACAAGGTGTTCCTCTCGGTACGCGACGAGCTGCGCGCCGAGAAGGCGGAACTGGAGAAGCGGGAAGCGGCCCTGTCGCGGCTGCTCGGCGAGTCCAACGAGGACGAAGCCGTGGTGGTGCGCACCATCGATCGCGTGGAGGCGGCGCGCAGCGCGCTGTCCAAGACGCGCACGCTGATGCTCTACCGCATGCACCGGCTCCTGACGCCCGAACAACGCCGCAAGCTCGAGGCGTACGAGCAGTCGCGTGCGGCGGGGACCGCGCCACACCCGTCAACGCAGCAACGGTAG
- a CDS encoding TolC family protein, giving the protein MRSTVYLVPAVVAALTLAPVPALAQANAPTVSEARVAELLRAVGANQAPATSGVQSPSAAPTPTTDPAAMALRIEDAVAMALEKNLDIAVERLNPVAMDLSLKAIQANFNPVASSTLGLNSTYQLPTSQLIGGDRVKNDQITWNFGVNQSLPWLGTQYSVAFNNRRQDNNNTFVTFNPQYNSTFTAQIVQPLLRGRETDNTRTQLVVTRINRELSDVQLRTTVTNTLASVRNAYWDLVFAIEVVETARRSLALAQSLVEDNKVRVEVGTLAPIDVVQAEAEAAARKQSLAQLEAQARTADLTLKQLIVSGTSDPVWNVRINPVDRPTMTEQPAPLEEALRNALSARTDLTQRRRNLEITDANMALLKNQAGPQANLVANYGGQGIGGDRFGTIPGTSDRGVTESGGYVDALDLMLRRRYPTWSAQVVVSLPLGPNPQSVQYARAKITREQALTEIQGLELRIASDVTNARLQVESNRERVDSARVARDLSQRRLEAEQSKFDVGLSTNFLVVQAQRDLLTAENTLLRAELDYQQSLVTFERVQLTSGGGITINTNANAGTGTGAATGTGTGTGQAGGQGTGTGQGQQ; this is encoded by the coding sequence GTGAGATCGACTGTGTATCTGGTGCCGGCCGTCGTGGCGGCCCTGACCCTGGCGCCCGTCCCTGCACTCGCGCAAGCCAACGCCCCGACAGTGAGCGAGGCGCGCGTCGCCGAGTTGCTGCGCGCCGTGGGGGCCAATCAGGCACCTGCCACGTCCGGTGTGCAGTCCCCGTCGGCCGCGCCGACGCCGACGACCGATCCCGCGGCGATGGCGCTGCGGATCGAGGACGCCGTCGCGATGGCGCTGGAGAAGAACCTCGACATCGCCGTGGAGCGGCTGAACCCCGTGGCCATGGATCTGAGCCTCAAGGCCATCCAGGCCAACTTCAACCCGGTGGCCTCGTCGACGCTCGGCCTCAACAGCACGTATCAGCTGCCGACCAGTCAGCTCATCGGCGGTGACCGCGTGAAGAACGACCAGATCACGTGGAACTTCGGCGTGAACCAGTCGCTCCCGTGGCTCGGCACCCAGTACTCGGTGGCGTTCAACAACCGGCGGCAGGACAACAACAACACGTTCGTCACGTTCAACCCGCAGTACAACTCCACATTCACCGCCCAGATCGTCCAGCCGCTGCTGCGTGGGCGCGAGACGGACAACACGCGCACACAGCTCGTTGTCACGCGCATCAACCGCGAACTGTCGGACGTCCAGCTCCGCACCACCGTCACCAACACCCTCGCGTCGGTCCGCAACGCCTACTGGGATCTCGTCTTCGCCATAGAGGTTGTCGAAACGGCTCGCCGATCACTCGCGCTGGCGCAGAGTCTGGTCGAGGACAACAAGGTGCGCGTGGAGGTCGGGACGCTGGCTCCCATCGACGTCGTCCAGGCCGAAGCGGAAGCCGCAGCACGTAAGCAATCGCTCGCGCAGCTCGAGGCGCAGGCACGCACCGCCGACCTCACGCTCAAGCAACTCATCGTCTCGGGGACGAGCGACCCGGTCTGGAACGTGCGCATCAATCCTGTCGATCGCCCCACGATGACCGAGCAGCCCGCTCCGCTCGAGGAGGCGCTGCGCAACGCGCTGTCGGCCCGTACGGACCTCACCCAGCGCCGCCGCAACCTCGAGATCACCGACGCGAACATGGCCCTGCTGAAGAACCAGGCCGGGCCGCAGGCCAACCTCGTGGCCAACTACGGCGGGCAGGGTATCGGCGGCGATCGCTTCGGCACCATCCCGGGCACCAGCGACCGTGGCGTCACCGAGTCAGGCGGGTATGTCGACGCGCTCGACCTCATGTTGCGCCGCCGCTATCCGACATGGAGTGCCCAGGTCGTCGTGTCGCTGCCGCTCGGCCCGAATCCGCAGTCGGTCCAGTACGCACGGGCGAAGATCACGCGTGAGCAGGCCCTGACGGAAATCCAGGGTCTGGAACTGCGGATTGCGTCGGACGTGACCAACGCACGTCTTCAGGTGGAGTCCAACCGCGAACGCGTCGACTCGGCGCGCGTCGCACGCGATCTCTCGCAGCGGCGTCTCGAAGCGGAACAGAGCAAGTTCGACGTCGGGCTGTCCACCAACTTCCTCGTGGTGCAGGCCCAGCGCGACCTCCTGACCGCCGAGAACACGCTGCTGCGCGCCGAACTCGACTACCAGCAGTCGCTCGTGACCTTCGAGCGCGTCCAGCTCACGTCAGGTGGTGGCATCACGATCAACACCAACGCCAACGCCGGCACGGGTACAGGCGCTGCCACCGGCACCGGGACGGGCACCGGCCAGGCCGGCGGTCAGGGTACCGGCACCGGTCAGGGCCAGCAGTAG
- a CDS encoding peptidase M14 family protein has protein sequence MFPSRFTSRALSSAMALTLVAGAGDAIAPSSILPSLHAQTPATLPTPEQFFGYRMGADRKLANWDRLLEYYRTLAKASDRVKVVELGSTSEGRPYIALFISSPANLAKLDALRQLNATLADPRAASQADVERAIKDGRAVVIQTFALHSSEVAASQTAAEFVHDSLTRNDEEAARMRDQVVSIVVPSINPDGTQMIADWYMKYVGTEYEATGLPWLYQKYAGHDNNRDGFALNLPESRNLAKILYREWLPQAYVDHHQMGATNARLYIPPYAEPIRPDGDPLVWREMTWWGAHMGTQLEAAGKTGVVGAAVYSGWGHMGFHWITPFHNIAGMLTESASARLATPMFLHPDQLRGGPRNLPEYAPQTTMPSLWPGGWWRVRDIVEQQKIAAWATVDLAARNRETVLRNMYLKASRQTERGKAGPVKAYVLAAGQHDPLTVRKLVNMLMASGVDVHETTGQVIVDGRAYGPGSFVVSMAQPKQGLVRWMLGRTFYPDNTYTRDSNGDPIRPYDMSTDTFGEFMGVKSDPVGEPIPAALLKKVTAALTPSATVAASAPNGYVLDGRLNDSYRAAFLLLGKGIAVSRATEATADGSVRVGDFLVGAGDVRAIATQAGVDFKAAAGPVPTSATRLTAPRIGLFQRYRGGNMDEGWTRLFFEQFDVPFTTVRDADLKAGGLDAKFDVIVLPADSVAAMTGDAPQGGGRGGAGGGGPQRDVPEEYRSGFGAEGVKALEAFVHAGGTLVTFAQAADLPVQRFSLPVRNVVAGLPSRTFWSPGSTLRVRYANDNPLVYGMPAEGLALFMPGSQVFEITSTDRSQDIAVLATYVDRDILQSGWLLGEQVIARKAAAVAVSHGKGRVVMIGFRPQNRAQTHGTYKLVFNALM, from the coding sequence GTTTCACCAGTCGTGCGCTGTCGAGCGCCATGGCCCTGACTCTTGTGGCGGGGGCGGGGGACGCGATCGCGCCGTCTTCCATCCTGCCGTCGCTGCACGCGCAGACGCCCGCGACGCTGCCCACGCCCGAGCAGTTCTTCGGGTATCGCATGGGTGCCGATCGCAAGCTCGCCAACTGGGATCGCCTGCTCGAGTACTACAGGACGCTCGCGAAGGCGTCCGATCGCGTGAAGGTCGTCGAGCTCGGATCGACGAGCGAAGGGCGGCCGTACATCGCGCTCTTCATCTCGTCGCCGGCCAATCTCGCGAAACTCGACGCGTTGCGACAGTTGAACGCCACGCTGGCCGACCCGCGCGCCGCGAGTCAGGCAGACGTCGAGCGTGCCATCAAGGACGGCCGCGCCGTCGTCATCCAGACGTTCGCGCTGCACTCGAGTGAAGTGGCAGCCTCGCAGACGGCTGCCGAGTTCGTCCACGACAGCCTCACGCGCAACGACGAGGAAGCCGCGCGCATGCGCGATCAGGTGGTGAGCATCGTCGTGCCGTCGATCAATCCCGACGGGACGCAGATGATCGCCGACTGGTACATGAAGTACGTCGGCACCGAGTACGAAGCGACGGGCCTGCCGTGGCTGTACCAGAAGTACGCGGGGCACGACAACAACCGCGACGGGTTCGCGCTCAACCTGCCCGAGTCGCGCAACCTCGCGAAGATCCTGTATCGCGAGTGGCTGCCGCAGGCCTACGTCGACCATCACCAGATGGGCGCGACCAATGCGCGGCTCTACATCCCGCCCTATGCCGAGCCGATTCGCCCCGACGGCGATCCGCTCGTGTGGCGCGAGATGACGTGGTGGGGCGCGCACATGGGCACGCAGCTCGAGGCCGCGGGGAAGACGGGCGTCGTGGGTGCCGCCGTGTACTCGGGGTGGGGCCACATGGGGTTCCACTGGATCACGCCGTTCCACAACATCGCCGGGATGTTGACCGAATCGGCGAGTGCGCGTCTTGCGACGCCGATGTTCCTGCACCCCGATCAGCTGCGCGGTGGCCCCCGCAACCTGCCCGAGTACGCGCCGCAGACCACGATGCCGAGCCTCTGGCCCGGCGGCTGGTGGCGCGTGCGCGACATCGTGGAGCAGCAGAAGATCGCGGCATGGGCCACCGTCGACCTCGCGGCGCGCAATCGCGAGACGGTGCTGCGGAACATGTACCTGAAGGCGTCGCGTCAGACCGAACGCGGGAAGGCCGGACCCGTGAAGGCCTACGTGCTCGCGGCGGGGCAGCACGATCCGCTCACGGTGCGGAAGCTCGTGAACATGCTGATGGCGTCCGGCGTCGACGTCCACGAGACGACAGGGCAGGTGATCGTGGATGGGCGAGCCTACGGGCCCGGCTCGTTCGTCGTGTCGATGGCGCAGCCCAAGCAGGGTCTCGTGCGCTGGATGCTCGGGCGCACGTTCTATCCCGACAACACCTACACGCGCGACAGCAATGGCGATCCGATCCGGCCGTACGACATGTCCACCGACACGTTCGGCGAGTTCATGGGCGTGAAGAGCGACCCGGTCGGCGAGCCCATCCCGGCGGCGTTGCTGAAGAAGGTCACCGCGGCGTTGACGCCGTCGGCGACCGTGGCGGCGTCCGCACCGAACGGGTACGTCCTCGACGGGCGGCTGAACGACAGCTACCGCGCGGCGTTCCTGCTGCTCGGCAAGGGCATTGCGGTCTCGCGTGCGACGGAGGCGACCGCTGACGGCAGTGTGCGCGTGGGCGATTTCCTCGTGGGCGCCGGTGACGTGCGGGCCATCGCGACGCAGGCCGGCGTGGACTTCAAGGCGGCGGCGGGCCCCGTGCCGACGTCGGCCACCAGGCTGACGGCACCGCGCATCGGTCTTTTCCAGCGGTACCGCGGCGGCAACATGGACGAGGGCTGGACGCGCCTGTTCTTCGAGCAGTTCGACGTACCGTTCACCACGGTGCGTGACGCGGATCTGAAAGCCGGCGGGCTCGACGCGAAGTTCGACGTCATCGTGCTGCCTGCCGATTCGGTTGCCGCGATGACCGGTGACGCGCCGCAGGGCGGTGGTCGCGGCGGTGCCGGCGGCGGTGGGCCTCAGCGTGATGTGCCGGAGGAGTATCGCAGCGGGTTCGGTGCCGAAGGCGTGAAGGCGCTCGAGGCGTTCGTGCACGCCGGCGGCACGCTGGTGACGTTCGCGCAGGCGGCCGACCTGCCCGTGCAGCGATTCAGCCTTCCGGTGCGGAATGTGGTGGCGGGGCTGCCGTCCAGGACGTTCTGGTCGCCGGGATCCACGCTGCGGGTGCGCTATGCCAACGACAATCCGCTTGTGTACGGCATGCCGGCGGAGGGGTTGGCGCTGTTCATGCCAGGCAGCCAGGTGTTCGAGATCACGTCCACGGACCGCAGCCAGGACATCGCTGTCCTGGCCACCTATGTCGACCGCGACATTCTCCAGAGCGGCTGGCTTCTCGGCGAGCAGGTCATCGCGCGCAAGGCCGCGGCCGTCGCCGTCTCGCACGGCAAGGGCCGTGTCGTCATGATCGGCTTCCGTCCGCAGAACCGCGCGCAGACGCACGGCACGTACAAGCTGGTGTTCAACGCGCTGATGTGA